The genomic segment GTCCTGCCGTCAAAGGACTTGATGTATAGGATTCTTGTTCCTGAGGTGATTCTCGGGCTAGGCGCGGGCCTCATTATCCCTTTTCTAAATGTCTATTTTGTCCGCCATCTTGGGGCTTCGGCCGCCCAAGTGGGAACCATTTTTTCGGTTATGTCCTTGGCTACAACCGTTGCCATCCTTGGGGCGCCCCTGCTAGACCACAAGTATGGCACGGTAAGGACCGCTGTCTACACACGCATCCTTTCCGTGCCTTTGCTGCTTACTATCGCCCTTACGAACAGCCTGTGGGTGGGAGCTGTGGCGGCTTGGTTTCGTTCGGCGCTTATGAACGCGAGTATGCCGCTAGTCAGTAAGTTTAACATGGAAGTCTCATCACCTTCCGAGCGGGCCACCCTCAGCAGCCTCGTCGGCATGACCTGGACAATTGGCTGGGCCTTAGGTGCGCGCATTGGCGGACGCTGGATGGAAGTCTACAGCTACAACTTCCCTTACTTCTTTACTGCCGCGCTGTACGTCATCAGTGCCATAGTCTTTTATCATTTGTGTCATCCGCTCGAAGCGCGCAATCAGCAGTGAGTTGTGATCTGTGAGTTGTGATCTGTGAGTTGTGAGTTGTGAGCAGTGAACGGTAGGGTGATTTTATGTCTGTTCTCGTGGTCAAGGACGTCACTAAATACTACTTGGACAAACTTGTGCTCGACACGGTTAGCTTTGCCATTGGCGCAAAAGAAAAAGTAGCGCTTTTGGGCAGCAATGGGTGCGGCAAGACTACGCTCCTAAAAGTCATCAGCAAAAAGCTGCAGCCTGATGAGGGTGCTGTTGTGTTGCAGGGCGGGGCTAGGACACACTACCTCGCGCAAGACCCCAATCTGCCCTCGGGCAAGAGCCTAGAGGACGCCGTTACCGAGGTGTTTGCCGACCAGAAGCGGCTAGAGCAGGAAATAAGGGCGCTAGAAGTAGAGATGAGCGCCGCGAGCAATCTTGATAAGCTCATGCGCCGCTACGGGGAGTTGACAGCGCGTTTTGAGGCCCACGGAGGCTATGAGCTCGATTTTAGGGTTCGCTCCGTGTTGTTTGGGCTTGGCTTTAGCGAGCGCGACCTTGCGTTAAGCGTCGAGCTCTTGAGCGGAGGACAAAAAGTACGGGCTGCGCTGGCCAAGGCGCTGCTGGAAGAGCCAGAAGTCTTGTTGCTAGATGAACCGACCAATCATTTGGACTTAGCGGCGGTAGAATGGTTAGAGGGCTTTCTGCCTTCCTACAGCGGTGCCGTGCTGATAGTTAGCCACGACCGCCACTTCTTAGACCGAGTGGTGACGCGCTGCCTTGAGCTTGAAAACCATAGGCTGCAGGATTATCCCGGCAACTTCAGCAAATACCGCGCCCTGAAGGCAGTGAGTGCTTCGCTGCAGGTCGGCATTTACGAGCGTGAGCAGGCAGAAATGCGCCGCCTCAAGGCACTGGTTAACCGTTTTCGCGCCGGCACACGCGCCACCATTGCTAAGAGCTGGGAAAAGAAGCTGGAGCGCATGAGCCATCGTGCCGTAGCAAAACCACTAGGTAAGGCGACTCTTAAGCTCAACATAAAGGAGCACGCTCGGAGCGGGCGTGATGTCTTAGAGCTCGCTGATTTTCAGGTCGGCTACAGCGGCGAGATGTTGTTCGCGCCGTTCTCGGCAGAGGTGCGCCGCGGTGAACGCATCGCGCTCTTGGGACCTAACGGCAGCGGTAAGACATCGCTGCTTAAGGCGCTAATAGGAGACATACCCTATCGCGGCAGGCTTCGTTTTGGGGCAGGCGTAAGTGTAGGCTACTTTGACCAGGAGCTTAAGCTCACGAATCCCCACCATACCGTGCTCGAGGAAATAATCCTAAGTTTCCCCCACCTATCAGAGTGGGCAG from the Selenomonadales bacterium genome contains:
- a CDS encoding ABC-F family ATP-binding cassette domain-containing protein, with amino-acid sequence MSVLVVKDVTKYYLDKLVLDTVSFAIGAKEKVALLGSNGCGKTTLLKVISKKLQPDEGAVVLQGGARTHYLAQDPNLPSGKSLEDAVTEVFADQKRLEQEIRALEVEMSAASNLDKLMRRYGELTARFEAHGGYELDFRVRSVLFGLGFSERDLALSVELLSGGQKVRAALAKALLEEPEVLLLDEPTNHLDLAAVEWLEGFLPSYSGAVLIVSHDRHFLDRVVTRCLELENHRLQDYPGNFSKYRALKAVSASLQVGIYEREQAEMRRLKALVNRFRAGTRATIAKSWEKKLERMSHRAVAKPLGKATLKLNIKEHARSGRDVLELADFQVGYSGEMLFAPFSAEVRRGERIALLGPNGSGKTSLLKALIGDIPYRGRLRFGAGVSVGYFDQELKLTNPHHTVLEEIILSFPHLSEWAARDYLAGFLFRGDMVFQGVATLSGGERNRLSLAKLMLTPHNVLVLDEPTNHLDIESREMLELALLGYTGVVFFVSHDRYFLGKVATRVWQFVDRRIADHRQNYSDWRQSLLAQKARVNVPARNEKAALDKHKQTNIAALENEIGRLEQEKVAQEDRMARSDFLRQKDGGRETIARYMWVCSRLKELYALWEREAE